The genomic segment CCTGACAGAGTGGTTCAGCGAGTCCCCACCGGGTAGCGAGTAGAGGCGAACGGGAACCAGTGGGAGCCGAGATGATGCTGTGATCGTCAAGACCGTGTGCGGGACGGTCGTGATGCTGAATACTCGGCTCCAAACCGGTCCATGTGTGCTGAGCTGGAGGGGTCGGGCTAGTGAACGACGTGCCAGCGGGGGCCGATGTGTCTGATGAGCGGGGCGGGAGCACTTCTCCCCGGGCCGCGGTCTGGCAGTCCAGCCCGCCGGGTTCGATCTACGACTACATCCGCGTGGCCTCCTTCTCGATCGGCCCCGACGGGCGGATCGACCAGTGGAGCGACCGGGCCGCCGAGTTCTTCGGGGTGCCGGCCGCGCAGGCGCTCGGCAAGGACCCCATCACCGCGTTCGCGCCGCCGGACACCTGGGACCGCGCCCATGAGCGGGTGGCCGAGATCCTGGACGGCCGGGAGTGGATAGGTCTCGCGCCCTACCGTGACGCCGCCGGTACCGAGGGCATCGCCGAGATCTATGTGATGCCCGCCGACCGGGGGGCGCTGTGCATCGCCGTCGACGTCTCGTCGCTGCGGCAGATAGAGACCGACCTGGCGGCCTCGCAGGCCGTCTTCGGGCAGTCCCCGATGGGCTTCGTCCTCTTCGACACCCATCTGCGGCTGCTGCGCGTCAACGAACGTTTCGCGACCGTCTTCGGCCGCACCGCCGAGGAGCACCGCGGCCGCGGCCCGCACGACTTCCTCTCCCGGGTCGAGGCCGACCGGCTCACCGCCGCGCTGCGCCAGGTGCTGGAGAGCGGCGATCCGGTCCTGGACATGCCGCTGGTCGGCACCGTGCCAGGCGAGAGCGGGCGCCGCCGCTGGGCGATCTCGCTGTACCGGCTGCACAGCGGCAGCGGGCGGCCGATAGGGGTCGCCGGGCTCGCCATGGACGTCACCGGGCGGCAGCGGGCCGAGCGCGAGGCCGCGCACGCCCGCCGCAATCTCGCCCTGCTCAACGAGGCCGGGGTGCGGATCGGCAACTCGCTGGACCTGGAGACCACCGCCCGCGAACTGCTCGACGTCGCCGTGCCGCACTTCTGCGATCTGGCCTCCGTCGACCTGTACCAGGCGCTGCTCGTCGGCGAGGAGGACCTCGGGGGTACGTCGGACGGCAGCGGCGAGGTGCGCCGGGTGGCGTTCGCCAGTGCCGTCTCGAACGCGCCCTCCGCGATCCTGGGCGATGACGGCGAGGACGGTTCGGTGCCCGTCGGATCCGTCCACCGCCATCCGTTCAACTCGCCCTGCGCCAGCGCGCTCAGGACCGCCCAGACGCAGATGCTGGGGGTGGACCCCGAGCCGGACCTGGGCGGCGCGCTCGTCCAGTCCACGCTGATCGTTCCGATGGTCGCCCGTGACACCGTCCTCGGCCTGGTGCAGTTCTCCCGGGCCAAGGGCAGCGAGCCGTTCTCGGAGCGGGACCGGATGCTCGCCGAGGAGCTCGCCGCGCGCGCCGCGGTCTGTATCGACAACGCGCGGCTGTACCGGCGCGAGCACGAGCGGGCGCTGATACTGCAGCGCAGCCTGCTGCCACCGGGCAATCCGGAGGCGGCCGGGCTGGACATCGCCTGTCGCTATCTGCCGGGCAACATGGAGACCGAGGTCGGCGGCGACTGGTTCGACGTCATCGAGCTGCCGGGGCACCGCACCGCGCTCGTCGTCGGCGACGTCATGGGCCGCGGCCTGCGCGCCGCCGTGGCGATGGGTGAACTCCGCACCGCCGTACGGACGCTGGCACTGCTCGACCTGGAACCGGCCGAGGTGCTCACCGCACTCGACGAGGTGGCCCGCGGGCTCGGCGCGCCGCCCGAGACCCGCAGCCGGCGCGGCAAGGACCGCGGTGGCACGGACCTCACCGAGGTCTACCTCGCCACCTGCGTCTACGCCGTGTACGACGCGGTCACCCGGCGCTGCACGATCGCCAACGCCGGGCACCTGCCGCCGGTGGTCGTCGAGCCGGGCGGGCCCGCGCTCATGCTGGAGGTCCCCACCGGGATGCCGCTCGGGGTGGGCGGCGAGCCCTTCGAGGAGGTCGACGTCGAGCTCCCGGACGGCGCGCTCCTCGGGCTCTACACCGACGGCCTCGTCGAGTCCCGCAACCATCCGCTGGACGAGGGCCTCGAAGCGCTCCGCGCCGCGTTCGACGATCCGCAGCGTCCCCTGGAGGACGTCTGCGACCACATCCTCGCGACGCTGGACACCGCCCACGGCGAGGACGACATCGCCCTCCTGATGGCCCGCGTCCACGGTCTGCCGGCCGACTCCGTCGGGGACTGGACGCTGGAGCCGCACCCCGCCTCGGTCGCCCGCGCCCGTGAGTACGCCCGCGAACGGCTCATCTCCTGGGGCCTGGAGGAGCTCGTCGACACCACGGAACTGCTCGTCAGCGAGCTGGTCACCAACGCCCTGCGGCACGGCGACGGCGACATCCGGCTGCGGCTGCTGCGCGACCGCACCCTCGTCTGCGAGGTCTGGGACGGCGCGCTGGTCCAGCCCAGGCGGCGGCGCGCCCGCGACACCGACGAGGGCGGCCGCGGCCTCCAGCTCGTCAGCCTGCTCAGCGAGAGCTGGGGCAGCCGCCGCACCCACCGCGGGAAGACCGTCTGGTTCGAGCTCGCCCTGCCGGGCGGCGGCGGCCCCGGCGGGCCGGGGCGCGAACCGACCGTGGACGAGCTGCTGAGCATGTACTAGGCGCCGGGCCGCCCGGGGCCGGCTACTTGACGGTCTTGAGGGCGGCGAGCCTGGCCTCGACCTCCGCGCTGTCCGAGAGGGTGTCGAGGCTCTCGAACTGGGCGTCCAGCGAGGACGCGGCCAGCTCCTCCTTGCCCTTGGCCTTGGCCTCCTCGCGCCGGACCTTGTCCTCGAAGCGGCCCAACTCGCTGGTCGGGTCGAGCACGTTGATGTTCTTGGCCGCGTCCATCATCTGGTTCTGCGCCTGCGCGGACTTGGCGCGGGCCACCAGCGAGTCCCGCCTGCCCTGCAGCTCACCCAGCTTGGTGCGCATCTGGTCGAGCCCGGACTTGAGCTTGTCGACGATCTCGGTCTGGCTCGCGATGACCGGCTCCGCGGTCTTCGCCTCCTTCTCCGACGTGACCTGGCGGCCGAGCGCGACCTTCGCGAGGTTGTCGAAGCGGTCGGCGTCCGCGGTGTTCCCGGCGGCCCGCAGCTCGTCGGCCTTCTTGCTGGCGGCGAGGGCCTTGCCGCCCCATTCCGCGGCCGCCGCCACGTCCTCGTCGTGGTCCTGCTCCATCAGCCGGAGATTGCCGATGGTGGCGGCGACCGCCTCCTCGGCCTCGGAGATGTTGTTGCTGTAGTCGCGGATGAGCTGGTCGAGCATCTTCTGCGGGTCCTCGGCCTGGTCGAGGAGCGCGTTGATGTTGGCCTTCGCGAGCTGGGTCACACGGCCGAGGATCGTCTGCTTCGTCATGGCTGGGGTTCCTTCACAGGTAGGTAGGAGAAGCAAGGAGCTGGTCAGAAGCGGCCGCCGCCGCCCATCCGGCCCCGGGTACCGCCGCCGCCGAAGCTCCCGGGACCCCCGCCACCGCCGAAACCGCCGCCGAACCCGCCCCCGCCGCCGTTCAGGATTCCGCCGAGGATGATCCCGCCCAGCACGGCGCCGCTCATCCCCCCACCGCCGCGCCCGCCACCGCCGAACCCCCCGCCGCCGAAGCCGCCGCCGCTCACGTCCTGCTGGGCGAACTGCTGTGCCTGACGTGCCAGTTGATCGGCCTGCTGGGCCTCGGAGAGCGCGCCCGCCGCATCGGTGGCGGCCAGCGACTCGGCCTGCTCCAGCCGCCGTTCGGCCTCGGCGAGCCGGGTACGGGCCTGGCTGCCGATCGCGCCGCGGTGCGTGGTGATGACGTCCCGGGCCGCGGCCACCTCGCTGCGGGCCGCCAGGAGGGCCTGGCCGAGCAGACCGCGGGCCCGCTGTTCGTTCACGGCTCCCTCGCGGGCGCCGGTCAGTGCCGCGTCGAGAGCGGCGTCCGCCTCCTCGATCCGGCGGAGCCCCGAGATCGGGTCGTGGCGGCCGGCCGTCAGTTCCTGCCGTACGTCGGCGAGGACGGACTCGGCGCGGGCTATGCGGCCCCGCAGATCGGCCGTCGGCGCCCCGTCGGCGGTCCCGCTGAGCAGCCCCTTGGCATCGGCCAGGTCGGTGTCGGTCTCGGTCAGCGCGTCCTGGAGCCGGGCGTCGGCCTGCTCCAGTTCCTCCGCACGGCGTACCACCGACTCGGCGAGCGTCCCGGCCTGGTCGAGGGCGCCCTCGGCGGCCCGTACGAACACCGCCGCCCGGGACATGTCGCCCGCGTCGATCGCCTTCCGGGCCCCGTCGATCGCGGTCCCGGCGAACACCAGCCGGTCCCGCGCCTCGGCCGGATGGCCGGTGACCGGTTCGACGGCCGCGTCCGCGTACGTCCGGGTGAGCGTGCCGATCGCGGTCTCGGCCGCGGTCACATGCGCGTCGAGCGCCGCCGCGGTCGCCTCGGCCTGCGCGAGCGCCTGCGGGGCGTTGGACTCCAGCGCCCGCAACCGGTCGAACGCGTCGGACTCGGCGTCCAGCCGGCGGTTCGCCTGGGTGCAGCGGCTCAGGATCTCGTCGAGCATCTGCCGCCGGGTCGCCTCGTCCTCGGGAAAGGCGTCGTCGAGCTTCTGCCGCAGCCGGAAGGCGGCGGTCAGTTCACCGCGCGCGTACGAGACCGCCTCGGTGAACGGCTGGGCAGCCTCGTCACCGAACTGCGCCGCCGCGAAGCCGAGCTCCTCCTGGCTGGTGCGGACGGCGTCGTCCGTCTCCACCAGCAGCTGCTTGGCCTGGGCGTCGAGCTCGGGTAGCGGCGTGACCCGGGGCTTCTCGCCCCCGGTGCCCCAGCCGCCGCCCTGCGGCGGCACGCCCCGGCCGCCCCGTTTGCGCCGCGAGTACACCAGCGCGCCGAGCACACCCGCGCTGCCGACCGCCGCGACCGGGATCCACAGGCTGCTCGACCCGTTCCCGTCCGGGCCGCCGCCCGGATCCTCGGTCCCCGGCGTGATCGCGGGCGCCACGACCGGCTGCCCGCCGAGCACCGCGCCGAACCCGTTCGCCGCGCCGATGGCGGCGCCCGCCCAGTCGTTCTGCTTCAGCGCGGGCTCGATCGCCGAGCGGTTGACCTCGTCCAGCTGCGCCTGGGTGAACCCCGAGGTCTGGTCGGCGGAGACCGCGTACTGCCGGTCGTGCGTCGCGACGGCCAGCAGCACGTCGTTCTGCCCGAGGCCGTTGCGCTGCGCGGTGGCATTGGCCCACTCCTGGGCGTCCCGCCCGGAGAAGCCGTTCACATAGGCGACGAAGAGCTGGATCCGATGGCCGGCGTAGAGCTTCTCGAGCGCGTCCGCCACCTGCTGCTTACGGTCGCCCAGCGCGCCGACCTTGTCGGTGATCTGGCCCGTGCGCGACAGCGTGATCGGGTCGTCGGCGTGCGCGGTGCCGGCGAGCGGCAGCAGCAGGGCGCCGAGGAGCACCACGATTCCGCCGAGTCGCCGCATCCGGTACGCGCCCTTCGCCGCGCCACGCGCCTGCGGCATGGCTCTGTTCGGGAGCGTATGCGCGGTTTGTACGGATCGCGACCGTACGGCCTCCGGCCGAGTGCCGGAGGCCGTACGGTGCGGTTACGGCCGCCGCAGGATCTTGTTGCCCAGCCAGACCAGCGGGTCGTACTTGCGGTCGACCGCCCGCTCCTTGAGCGGGATGAGCGCGTTGTCGGTGATCTTGATGTGTTCCGGGCAGACCTCGGTGCAGCACTTGGTGATGTTGCAGTAGCCGAGCCCGTGGTCGTCCTGGGCCGACACCTTGCGGTCCAGGCCCTCCTCGGCGGCCGCGTCCAGCGGGTGCATGTCGAGCTCGGCGATCCGCATCAGGAAGCGCGGCCCGGAGAAGGCGATCTTGTTCTCCTCGTGGTCGCGGACCACGTGGCAGGTGTCCTGGCACAGGAAGCACTCGATGCACTTGCGGAACTCCTGGGAGCGTTCCACGTCCTGCTGCTGCATCCGGTACTCGCCCGGCTTGAGACCGGCCGGCGGCACGAACGCCGGCACCTCGCGGGCCTTCGCGTAGTTGAAGGACACGTCGGTCACCAGGTCCCGGATGACGGGGAACGCCCGCATCGGGGTGACGGTGACCGTCTCCTCGGCCGTGAAGACCGACATCCGCGTCATGCACAGCAGGCTCGGCCTGCCGTTGATCTCCGCGCTGCACGAGCCGCACTTGCCGGCCTTGCAGTTCCAGCGGACCGCGAGATCGGACGCCTGGGTGGCCTGCAGCCGGTGGATGATGTCGAGGACGACCTCGCCCTCGTTCACTTCCACCTGGTAGTCGTTCAGGTCCCCGCCGTCGGCGTCGCCCCGCCACACCTTGAAGTGTGCTGTGTACGTCACGGGGCCAACTCCTCGTCCGTCAGATACTTCAGCAGTTCTTCCTTCTCGAACAGGGCGAGGAGGTCCTCCCGCATCGGGTCCATGTCGCGGTGCCGGAGGGTGACCTGGCCGCGGTCCGGGTCGGTGTCGGCGAGCCCGCCGCTGGGGTCGGACAGCTCGCAGACGAGATTGACCTTCCGCCAGGCCCGGTCCATGCCGGGGTGGTCCTCGCGGGTGTGGCCGCCGCGGCTCTCGGTGCGCTCCAGGGCGGCGCGGGCCACGCACTCGCTGACCAGCAGCATGTTCCGCAGGTCGATCGCCAGGTGCCAGCCGGGGTTGAACTGCCGGTGGCCCTCGACGCCGGCCCGCCGCGAGCGCATCCGCAGATCGGTGAGGCGGCTGAGCGCCTCCGCCATCTCCGGGGCTCGGCGGATGATGCCGACCAGGTCGTTCATGGCCTGCTGCAGTTCCTGGTGGAGGGTGTACGGGTTCTCCGCGACCTGCCCCTGCGGCAGGTCCGGGTCGGAGGCCTCCGCGCTGAACGGGCGCAGCGCCTCGGCGGCCGCGCTGTCGATCTGGTCCTCGGGGACGGCGGGCCGCCCGGTGCCGAGCGCGGCCACGTACTCCGAGGCGTGCAGTCCGGCCCGGCGGCCGAAGACCAGCAGGTCGGAGAGGGAATTGCCGCCCAGCCGGTTCGAGCCGTGCATCCCTCCGGCCACCTCGCCCGCCGCGTACAGCCCCGGCACGCCGCGGGCCGCCGCGGTGTCGGGCTCCACGTCGACGCCGCCCATCATGTAGTGGCAGGTCGGACCGACCTCCATGGGTTCCGCGGTGATGTCGACGTCGGCGAGTTCCTTGAACTGGTGGTGCATCGACGGCAGCCGCCGTTTGATCTCCTCGGCGGGCAGCCGGGTCGACACGTCGAGGAAGACCCCGCCGTGCGGGGTGCCGCGGCCCGCCTTGACCTCGGAGTTGATGGCGCGGGCCACCTCGTCGCGGGGGAGCAGTTCCGGCGGCCGGCGGAATTTGGCCGGGTCGGCGTACCAGCCGTCGGCCTCCTGCTCGGACTGCGCGTACTTCTCCTTGAACACGTCCGGGATGTAGTCGAACATGAACCGTTTGCCGTCGCTGTTGCGCAGCACCCCGCCGTCGCCGCGGACCGACTCGGTGACGAGGATGCCCTTGACGGACGGCGGCCAGACCATCCCGGTGGGGTGGAACTGGATGAACTCCATGTTGATGAGCGGGGCGCCCGCGAGCAGCGCCAGCGCGTGCCCGTCGCCGGTGTACTCCCACGAGTTGGAGGTCACCTTGAAGGACTTCCCGATGCCGCCGGTCGCGAGGACCACGGCCGGGCTCTCGATGACGAACAGCCGGCCCGACTCGCGGATGTAGCCGAAGACCCCGCTGACCGCCGGGCCGTCCTTGAGCACCCGGGTGACCGTGCACTCCTGGAAGACCTTGAGCCGCGCCTCGTAGTCGCCGAACTCGGCGAAGTCCTCCTGCTGCAGGGAGACGATCTTCTGCTGGAGGGTGCGGATCAGCTCCAGGCCGGTCCGGTCGCCGACGTGCGCGAGCCGCGGGTACTCGTGGCCGCCGAAGTTGCGCTGCGAGATCCGGCCGTCCTTGGTGCGGTCGAAGAGCGCGCCCCAGGTCTCCAGCTCCCACACCCGGTCGGGCGCCTCGCGGGCGTGCAGCTCGGCCATCCGCCACTGGTTGAGGAACTTCCCGCCGCGCATGGTGTCGCGGAAGTGCACTTCCCAGTTGTCGTTGGAGTTGGCGTTGCCCATGCTGGCCGCGATGCCGCCCTCGGCCATCACCGTGTGCGCCTTGCCGAACAGCGATTTGCAGATGACCGCCGTGCGCATGCCCTGCTCGCGGGCCTCGATGGCGGCGCGCAGACCTGCTCCGCCCGCGCCGACGACGACCACGTCGTAAGTGTGCCTTTCGACTTGCGTCATGCTTGTTGGCATCCCCTTCGTTTAGAAGAACCGCGGGTCGTCGAAGGCGCCGCTGGCGACGAGATATACGTAGAAGTCCGCGAGTGCCACGCTGATCAGCGAGACCCAGGCGAGCAGCATGTGGTGCCGGTTGAGCTTGCCGACCCAGCCCCAGAGGCGGAACCGCACCGGGTGCTTGGAGAAGTGCTTCAGCCGGCCGCCGATGATGTGCCGGCAGGAGTGGCAGGAGAAGGTGTACGCCCAGATCAGGGTGATGTTCACCAGCATCACGAGGGTGCCGAGGCCCGCGTGGCCCCAGTTGCCGTCCTCGTCGCGGAAGCTCAGCACCACGTCGTACGTCAGGATCCCGGCGACCGGGATCGCGAAGTAGAAGAAGTACCGGTGGATGTTCTGCAGGATCAGCGGGAACCGCGTCTCACCGGTGTACGTGGCGTGCGGCTCGGCGACGGCGCAGGCGGGGGGCGAGGCCCAGAACCCGCGGTAGTACGCCTTGCGGTAGTAGTAGCAGGTGAGCCGGAAGCCGAGCGGGAAGATCAGCACGATCAGGGCCGGGGAGATGCCCCACCAGCTCCCGAACAGGTGCCAGTCGGCGCCGCCGTTCATGTCGGTGCAGTTCGACGCCAGGCACGGGGAGTAGAACGGCGAGACGTACGGCGCCGCGTAGTAGTCCCCGTTCGCGAACGCGCGCCACGTCGAGTAGACGACGAACGCCCCCAGCCCGAGCGCGGTCACCAGGGGCGGAACCCACCACCGGTCGGTCCGCAGATGTCGGTTCTGAATGGCCGCGCGCCCCTGCGTGTGGACACCGCGGCGGGCGGGACTGCTGTCGGCGGACTCGGTGCTGGAGGTGGTTCCGGTGGCCAATGCGTACTCCGGAGGGGAGCGGAAGGGGCGGGAGCCGGTGACGGCTGCGGTGACGGGCTGGCTCTGCGGTCGCGGGGAGGCCCGCGGCTGCGGGGAGGCGCTGTTACGGCGCGTGGCCGTGGGGTGATCCCAGGCCTTCGTCCTCGCAGTCGGACCACAGCGCGGGGTCGTACGGGGTGTCGGGCACGATCACCATCTCCACCGGGCCCGGTGGGGCGGCGGACGGCGCGGCCTCGCGCAGCAGGGTCAGGCTCTCGCGGAGGTGGTCCGCGTCGGCACGTACACGACGCATGTCGAGGCTGTTCCCGACGTGCTGCTCCAGGCGGCCCACACAGCGGACCAGGTCGTCCAGCCGGCGCTGAACCGATGTCAGATCGTCTTGCAGGGACATGGATTTGCCCTCAGCTCTGCCGCAGTGCGGTTGGTGACGCTCATGCGGAAGCGAGTGTCGCGCGTCACATGCGCCATTGGGAAGAGCGCGTGCAGGGGAAATGGCGCCCGGCCCGGGATCACGCCGCGGCCGCGCGCCCGCGCGGGCCGCCGGTGGGCGCCCCGCCGCCGTTCGGGTGGCCTGTGGCCCGGTTCGCGCCGTGTCGCGCCGCCGCGCGGGTACCTGTCGCATTCAGTAGGTGCGATAAGCGACAAATACCGCCAACTGAGTATTACTGGTGCACGTCCCGAAGGCGTATGCCGGACCGAAGGCGGCCGGAGAGCCCGCGGAGGTACCTGACCCATGTCCCGCAGCGTCATTCCCGCATCCGTAGGCGGGGCAGAGCCCCGGCCCCGGCATCGCCCCCGGCCCACCGGGCCGGGGCTGCGCGGTGCGGCCCTCCTGGGCGCCGCCGCGCTCGCCCTCGCCGGCTGCTCCGCCGAGACCACCGCGGGCGCGGTCGTCTCGGGCACCGACATCGCGGCCGCGCCCCGCGCCGGCGTCAAGGACGGCGGAACACTGCGCTGGGCCGTCGACGGCGTACCGGCCACCCTCAACGCCTACCAGGCGGACGCCGACGAGGACACGGCCCGGATCGCCGGCGCCGTGCTGCCCGTGATGTTCCGCCTCGACAACCGCGGCGCCCCGCAGCGGGACGCGGACTTCCTGGCCGACGCCTCGGTCGTCGAGACCGAGCCGAAGCAGGTCGTGTCGTACAAGCTCAACCCGAAGGCGAAGTGGAGCGACGGCCGGGCCGTCGGCGCCGACGACTTCAGCGCGCAGTGGAAGGCGCTGAGCGGCCGGAACGCCGCGTACTGGACCGCGCGCAACGCCGGCTA from the Streptomyces sp. RKAG293 genome contains:
- a CDS encoding fumarate reductase/succinate dehydrogenase flavoprotein subunit, with protein sequence MTQVERHTYDVVVVGAGGAGLRAAIEAREQGMRTAVICKSLFGKAHTVMAEGGIAASMGNANSNDNWEVHFRDTMRGGKFLNQWRMAELHAREAPDRVWELETWGALFDRTKDGRISQRNFGGHEYPRLAHVGDRTGLELIRTLQQKIVSLQQEDFAEFGDYEARLKVFQECTVTRVLKDGPAVSGVFGYIRESGRLFVIESPAVVLATGGIGKSFKVTSNSWEYTGDGHALALLAGAPLINMEFIQFHPTGMVWPPSVKGILVTESVRGDGGVLRNSDGKRFMFDYIPDVFKEKYAQSEQEADGWYADPAKFRRPPELLPRDEVARAINSEVKAGRGTPHGGVFLDVSTRLPAEEIKRRLPSMHHQFKELADVDITAEPMEVGPTCHYMMGGVDVEPDTAAARGVPGLYAAGEVAGGMHGSNRLGGNSLSDLLVFGRRAGLHASEYVAALGTGRPAVPEDQIDSAAAEALRPFSAEASDPDLPQGQVAENPYTLHQELQQAMNDLVGIIRRAPEMAEALSRLTDLRMRSRRAGVEGHRQFNPGWHLAIDLRNMLLVSECVARAALERTESRGGHTREDHPGMDRAWRKVNLVCELSDPSGGLADTDPDRGQVTLRHRDMDPMREDLLALFEKEELLKYLTDEELAP
- a CDS encoding TPM domain-containing protein, whose product is MPQARGAAKGAYRMRRLGGIVVLLGALLLPLAGTAHADDPITLSRTGQITDKVGALGDRKQQVADALEKLYAGHRIQLFVAYVNGFSGRDAQEWANATAQRNGLGQNDVLLAVATHDRQYAVSADQTSGFTQAQLDEVNRSAIEPALKQNDWAGAAIGAANGFGAVLGGQPVVAPAITPGTEDPGGGPDGNGSSSLWIPVAAVGSAGVLGALVYSRRKRGGRGVPPQGGGWGTGGEKPRVTPLPELDAQAKQLLVETDDAVRTSQEELGFAAAQFGDEAAQPFTEAVSYARGELTAAFRLRQKLDDAFPEDEATRRQMLDEILSRCTQANRRLDAESDAFDRLRALESNAPQALAQAEATAAALDAHVTAAETAIGTLTRTYADAAVEPVTGHPAEARDRLVFAGTAIDGARKAIDAGDMSRAAVFVRAAEGALDQAGTLAESVVRRAEELEQADARLQDALTETDTDLADAKGLLSGTADGAPTADLRGRIARAESVLADVRQELTAGRHDPISGLRRIEEADAALDAALTGAREGAVNEQRARGLLGQALLAARSEVAAARDVITTHRGAIGSQARTRLAEAERRLEQAESLAATDAAGALSEAQQADQLARQAQQFAQQDVSGGGFGGGGFGGGGRGGGGMSGAVLGGIILGGILNGGGGGFGGGFGGGGGPGSFGGGGTRGRMGGGGRF
- a CDS encoding succinate dehydrogenase/fumarate reductase iron-sulfur subunit; the protein is MTYTAHFKVWRGDADGGDLNDYQVEVNEGEVVLDIIHRLQATQASDLAVRWNCKAGKCGSCSAEINGRPSLLCMTRMSVFTAEETVTVTPMRAFPVIRDLVTDVSFNYAKAREVPAFVPPAGLKPGEYRMQQQDVERSQEFRKCIECFLCQDTCHVVRDHEENKIAFSGPRFLMRIAELDMHPLDAAAEEGLDRKVSAQDDHGLGYCNITKCCTEVCPEHIKITDNALIPLKERAVDRKYDPLVWLGNKILRRP
- a CDS encoding SpoIIE family protein phosphatase, with product MSDERGGSTSPRAAVWQSSPPGSIYDYIRVASFSIGPDGRIDQWSDRAAEFFGVPAAQALGKDPITAFAPPDTWDRAHERVAEILDGREWIGLAPYRDAAGTEGIAEIYVMPADRGALCIAVDVSSLRQIETDLAASQAVFGQSPMGFVLFDTHLRLLRVNERFATVFGRTAEEHRGRGPHDFLSRVEADRLTAALRQVLESGDPVLDMPLVGTVPGESGRRRWAISLYRLHSGSGRPIGVAGLAMDVTGRQRAEREAAHARRNLALLNEAGVRIGNSLDLETTARELLDVAVPHFCDLASVDLYQALLVGEEDLGGTSDGSGEVRRVAFASAVSNAPSAILGDDGEDGSVPVGSVHRHPFNSPCASALRTAQTQMLGVDPEPDLGGALVQSTLIVPMVARDTVLGLVQFSRAKGSEPFSERDRMLAEELAARAAVCIDNARLYRREHERALILQRSLLPPGNPEAAGLDIACRYLPGNMETEVGGDWFDVIELPGHRTALVVGDVMGRGLRAAVAMGELRTAVRTLALLDLEPAEVLTALDEVARGLGAPPETRSRRGKDRGGTDLTEVYLATCVYAVYDAVTRRCTIANAGHLPPVVVEPGGPALMLEVPTGMPLGVGGEPFEEVDVELPDGALLGLYTDGLVESRNHPLDEGLEALRAAFDDPQRPLEDVCDHILATLDTAHGEDDIALLMARVHGLPADSVGDWTLEPHPASVARAREYARERLISWGLEELVDTTELLVSELVTNALRHGDGDIRLRLLRDRTLVCEVWDGALVQPRRRRARDTDEGGRGLQLVSLLSESWGSRRTHRGKTVWFELALPGGGGPGGPGREPTVDELLSMY
- a CDS encoding PspA/IM30 family protein, with the translated sequence MTKQTILGRVTQLAKANINALLDQAEDPQKMLDQLIRDYSNNISEAEEAVAATIGNLRLMEQDHDEDVAAAAEWGGKALAASKKADELRAAGNTADADRFDNLAKVALGRQVTSEKEAKTAEPVIASQTEIVDKLKSGLDQMRTKLGELQGRRDSLVARAKSAQAQNQMMDAAKNINVLDPTSELGRFEDKVRREEAKAKGKEELAASSLDAQFESLDTLSDSAEVEARLAALKTVK